A genome region from Chengkuizengella sp. SCS-71B includes the following:
- the glyQ gene encoding glycine--tRNA ligase subunit alpha: protein MNFQNMILTLQQFWSEQNCIIVQPYDVEKGAGTLNPMTFLRSIGPEPWNVSYVEPSRRPADGRYGENPNRLYQHHQYQVIMKPSPDNIQEIYLESLKKLGIHAEDHDIRFVEDNWEHPALGAWGLGWEVWLDGMEITQFTYFQQVGGIDMNPVAVEITYGLERLASYIQDKENVFDLEWVEGVKYGDVFLQPEYEHSKYTFEISDTKMLFTLFNMYEEEAKKTLEQNLVFPAYDYVLKCSHTFNLLDARGAISVTERTGYITRVRNLSRLCASTYLQERERLGFPLLIDEGVSSNE, encoded by the coding sequence TTGAATTTTCAAAATATGATTTTAACACTGCAACAATTTTGGTCAGAGCAAAATTGTATCATTGTTCAACCTTATGATGTTGAAAAAGGTGCAGGAACGTTAAATCCAATGACATTTTTACGTAGCATTGGACCAGAGCCATGGAATGTATCATATGTTGAACCTTCCAGAAGACCAGCGGATGGTCGATATGGTGAGAATCCAAACCGTTTATATCAGCATCATCAATATCAAGTTATTATGAAGCCTTCTCCAGATAACATTCAAGAAATTTATTTGGAAAGTTTAAAAAAATTAGGAATTCATGCTGAAGATCATGATATTCGTTTTGTTGAAGATAATTGGGAACATCCTGCTTTAGGAGCATGGGGTTTAGGCTGGGAAGTATGGTTAGATGGAATGGAAATCACACAATTCACATATTTTCAGCAAGTAGGCGGGATTGATATGAACCCTGTTGCAGTAGAGATTACATATGGATTAGAACGTCTTGCATCTTATATTCAGGATAAAGAAAATGTGTTTGATTTAGAATGGGTTGAAGGTGTAAAGTATGGTGATGTGTTTCTTCAACCAGAATATGAACACTCTAAATATACTTTTGAAATATCAGACACAAAAATGTTATTTACTCTTTTTAATATGTATGAAGAGGAAGCTAAAAAAACATTGGAACAAAATTTAGTTTTCCCTGCTTATGATTACGTTTTGAAATGTTCACATACATTTAATCTACTTGACGCAAGAGGAGCTATCAGTGTTACAGAACGTACTGGTTATATTACTAGGGTAAGGAATCTATCAAGATTATGTGCATCAACCTATTTACAAGAAAGGGAACGTTTAGGTTTTCCACTTTTAATAGATGAAGGGGTGAGCAGCAATGAATAA